Proteins co-encoded in one Carassius gibelio isolate Cgi1373 ecotype wild population from Czech Republic chromosome A15, carGib1.2-hapl.c, whole genome shotgun sequence genomic window:
- the LOC128028546 gene encoding DNA-directed RNA polymerase I subunit RPA34 has protein sequence MSDSEDEACERTSAEKKRVSKYQCPADFVPMSYDSSVNVLWDEDEEKELWLIKAPARFDSKCFEKLKVPLSGLEMVQSSGTTPQIYSVLSSRTAPSDLHLLISKGKPVLCSSGFSGVLKISESYGNCSENQCPVPIPATPAPSIPAGLKQRFQPFGSSTAAHRQDEVTVVSPTAPKRTSQDPIGGEERKKKKKKKKDKRQEDSDTVYIKEEQTQIELSELMEEELMEERRRKKKKVKKEKERHSEDITDASLISKTEPLDPSYDYLDTPGKTKKKKKKSNRHE, from the exons ATGTCGGACAGTGAAGATGAAGCTTGTGAACGGACTTCGGCAGAAAAGAAGAGAG TTTCGAAGTACCAGTGTCCTGCTGACTTTGTGCCCATGTCGTATGATTCCTCTGTAAACGTCTTATGGGACGAAGATGAGGAGAAGGAATTATGGCTCATCAAAGCTCCAGCTCGTTTTGATTCTAAATG CTTTGAAAAGCTCAAAGTTCCCTTATCGGGACTGGAAATGGTCCAGTCTAGTGGCACAACACCTCAGATCTACAGCGTTCTCAGTAGCAGGACAGCACCATCAGACCTCCATCTGCTCATTTCCAAAGGGAAGCCTGTTCTCTGTTCCTCTGGCTTCAGTGGTGTCCTCAAGATCTCAGAGAGCTATGGAAACTGCAGTGAGAACCAATGTCCCGTTCCCATCCCGGCAACTCCAGCTCCATCCATCCCAGCTGGTCTGAAGCAACGTTTCCAGCCTTTTGGGAGTTCCACTGCAGCTCACAGGCAAGATGAAGTCACAGTAGTCTCTCCAACTGCTCCCAAGAGAACCAGTCAAGATCCGATTGGGGGCGAAGAgcgaaaaaagaagaaaaagaaaaagaaagacaagaGGCAAGAGGACAGTGACACAGTTTATATCAAGGAGGAACAGACACAGATTGAGTTGTCTGAGCTTATGGAGGAAGAACTGATGGAGgaaaggaggaggaagaagaaaaagGTGAAGAAAGAGAAGGAAAGACATAGTGAAGACATAACTGATGCAAGTTTAATATCCAAAACGGAGCCACTGGATCCTTCTTATGATTACCTTGACACACCAGGAAAaaccaaaaagaagaaaaagaaaagtaatcgaCACGAATAG